AGTGATGTGCTAGAGCCAGCTGGTGCTGGCCAGTGAGAGCTGATTGTTACATATTGTCATGACTTTTGCAAGCAGCTGACTTCATGTTAGTAGTGCCAAATTGGCTATGTTTGGAGTGCTGACATCATAGaaatctgcacacacacacacacacacacacccgacgccctgctaatttttgtatttttagtagaaacggggtttcaccatgttggccagggtggtctcgaactcctgacctcaagtgatccacccaccttggcctcccaaagtgctgggattacagtcgtgagccaccgtacccagacACGTGGCATTTTATGAACTTAGTGACACAGTTTATGCCACTACATTTACAGTTGTTTATAGGATGCTTAGTAATGATGGGTGTGTGTGAGATGTGGTTTGACCACAGTCCTCTTGTGATCAGGAGCTGTGTGTTCTATACCCACTCTACTttccaacacacacacccccacacacacacacacgcacacgcacacccTTAAAATAGTGCTGTCTGGGATGCTGGTGATCTCTTGATGAACGgaggctgaattttttttatacttCTTAGCCGTGGAATCCTTTGCTCACACAAAATCTCATATGGGACTGTTAAGTGTTAATTAAATTTAGAAGCCTTGTGGTTCTGCTCTCTTGACTACCCTTCTGGTCTCTATTTTCATTACTGTAAGCTgcctctgaattttaaaattactaacatctgaaaaaaaaaaaaggtgaaaaatggCCAGAATCACTTATTGAACTAATAACTAAGTAACAATGAAAACTTGTAATCCTGTGACTGTTGGTATTCTACTGAGTCATTGGTGTTTCTGAATTGATCGGGATATGCAACAGAAATGTGAGAACCGGCTAGTTAATAACAAGGTGGGCAAGGTTGCCTAAGGTCCTTAGTCTAAACGTGGcatttcttccccttcttttcccttccttcactTTTCCCCAGATGGACTTGGGCATTCCAGCAATGACAAAGTGCTGCAACCAGCTGGATGTCTGTTATGACACTTGCGGTGCCAACAAATATCGCTGTGATGCAAAATTCCGATGGTGTCTCCACTCGATCTGCTCTGACCTTAAGCGGAGTCTGGGCTTTGTCTCCAAAGTGGAAGGTAGGTGTCTCAATGGCACGTACAATGCACAGGGAGTTTTGTTCCTGTTTTCACACCGAGATATAGCCAGAACCCCTTGACTCGAAGAGATCATCAGAGCTCACTGAATATTCTTTATGGAACACTGTGGCTGAGCAAGAAATGGTGAAGGAAAGATTCTGGGCACTCCTTCACTCAAGTTCTTGCTGTCCTGCCCGCAAGCTGCTGGCACCACTCCTGAAGGTAAACGACTATACCAAAGCcttcccagaaaaataaaaatctatcatTTAAGGCTGCAGAAGGAATTGCCCAACTGGCTTGGATTATCCATTCCACTGTTAAATAATTTTCCATATCAGGAATTATTCCTTATAGGACCACTTGGTTTggcttaagtttttttttttttttgtaattttgttttcagtCAGGGTAGGAGTTCAAAAAACCTTTTCTGCATAAAGGTCTCTCTCTATATACTTGaggataattattttatttaaattaaaaaaaattttttttgagacagaatctcactctgttgcccaggctggagtgtagtggtgtgatctcagctcactacaacctctgctttccgggttcaagcgattcctgtgcctcagcctcccacgtagctgggattacaggcacccgccgccatgcccagctgatttttgtatttttagtagagatggggttgctccatgttgcccaggctggtcttgaactcctgaactcaagcgatccgcccgcctcagcctcccaaagtgctgggattataggtgtgagccaccacgcccggcaaggATAGTTATTTTAAACAACTGCTTTGCTACCTAGTTTCTAGCACTGactctataatttctttttcctaatttaCTTAGGAAAAGTTTTTACTCTCTCAGTTTCTGAAGCCAGGATATTGTATCCAGGTATGAAttagcattttctatttttagatggTAAGAGTTGAAATGTAGGCTGATAAAGAGCTGGCTCCACACCACAGAGAGTGTCTGCAGTAGAGAGAATTTTGGATCTTTTCATAGATCAATGTCTAGAGTGCAGTCTGGAGGTGAAGGTGTGAGGGCTTAGAAATGTGAATAATTCAGTGTGCCCTATGAAAGGGAGTATGATTCTATTCTGTTTCTACAGAGGGTGAAAAAGTACCTGCTGCTAGTCTAGGGTCAGGTCAAGTTACTTCCTGCAAGCAATGTCCTATTGATTCAttctcccaaatatctctttcaTATCCCACTTGCCTGGTTACTGCAAATTAACCCAGTCTCTGTGTCCCATCTAATTGATGGTCACCATTGGGACCAGATATGCCACATGAATGTGATCATCTCAACCCCCTGTGTAAATCATTCAATAGATTCCTCCTCCTTACGGATGAAATCCAAACTCCTCAGTATGCCATACATGGCCCTTTCTGATTCAGCCCTAGCCTTCCTCTCCACCATTATCTTGGGCATTTCTGGTCTGTCTCCTGACTCCTGCTTCAGTGGGCTCAGAACCGTCCcttcgtagattctacaaaaagagtgtttccaacctggtgaatcaaaacacaagttccattctgtgaggtgaatcctcaaaaagcattttcaaagatcgcttatttctcatttttatcacaGAATACTTGATTTTTCCTTATGGGCCTCAGtaggctcagaaatgtcccttcgtagattctacacaaagtgtttccaacctggtgaatcaaacTACTTGGGTTGATGGCCCATTCCTTTCTGCCCCTGTGTGAAACGCCCTAAtcattcattttttgttgttgttgaaacagaTTTATTAAACTACAATTCACACAcgatacaattcacccatttaaatgcttttaaatatGTTCACAGAGTTATGCAGTCAAtcccacagtcaattttagaacatattcATCACCCTGAAAAGGAGCCCCAGGGCCATTAACAGTCTCTCCCCAAACTCCCCCTGCCCAGCTTGAGGAAACCATGAATCTACTTTCTACCTCTAGAactgcctattctggacattgtcaaaaatcaattgaccataaaggTTAGGATTTATTTCTAGATGcgcaattctattccactgatctatgtcAGGACCATGCTGTCTGTTACTGTCGTTATgcagtaaattttgaaatcaagaTGTGTTCTTAAACTGTGTACTTTTCTGTCAAGACTATTTTGGATATTCTGGATCCCtcacatttccatatgaattttaggaactGCTTGTCAATTTCTCCAAGGAATGGCAGCTAGAATTTTGAGAGGGTTAtggttgaatctgtagatcaatttgagaatattgccatcttaacaaaattatatttatatcaatgtcctttccatttatttaggtcttctttaatttatttcaacaatgtgTTTATAGTTTTCACAGTACAAATCTTGGActtctgttaaatttattcctaagtattttattctttttaatgtttttgaaatgtaattgtatttaaattttattttcagattatttattaataatgtatagaaattcatttgatttttgtacattgatcttATATCCTGCAACCCAGCTGAAATAACTCCttagttctaatatttttttttcatggattcCATAGgctttttatatataagataatgCCATCTGCATAtcatcttcctttccaatttggattttttaaattttttctcttgcctaattgccctggctagagctTCCAACACAACATTGAATAGAAGTATTGCGAGTggacatttttgtcttgttcctgatcttagagtaAAAGCATTTCGTCTTTCACCATTGAGAATGATTGTTAGCTATGACTGTCATTAGACGGCCTTTATTAGGTTGTGGGAGTTCTCCTCTTTTCCCAGTTtgttgaatgttttcttttaatttttctttctttctttctttctttttttttttttttctgagatggagtttcactcttacgcccaggctggagtgaagtggtatgatcttggctcactgcaacctccacaccccgggttcaagcgattctcctgcctcggcctcctgagtagctgggattacaggtgcccaccaccatgcccagctaatttttgtatttttagtagagacggggttttgccatgttggccaggctggtctggaactcctgacctcaggcgctccacctgcctcggcctcccaaagtgctaggattacaggcgtgagccaccacacctggccaagtgtTTTTATCGTGAAAAAGTGTTGgatgttttcaaatgttttttctgcatctattgagatgatcatgtggt
This region of Gorilla gorilla gorilla isolate KB3781 chromosome 8, NHGRI_mGorGor1-v2.1_pri, whole genome shotgun sequence genomic DNA includes:
- the PLA2G12B gene encoding group XIIB secretory phospholipase A2-like protein isoform X5, giving the protein MESVSTGADMMDLGIPAMTKCCNQLDVCYDTCGANKYRCDAKFRWCLHSICSDLKRSLGFVSKVEAACDSLVDTVFNTVWTLGCRPFMNSQRAACICAEEEKEEL